Within Cellulophaga sp. L1A9, the genomic segment TCTTTATTAATAATAATGCCATCTGCGATATCTTCTTTTAGTAGCATAGAACCGTCCATATCCACATAGTCCAATTGCGGTAATAATTGGGCAATTGCAGAGATGCCTACAGAAGACTCGGTCATACAGCCCACCATTACTTTTAGACCTAATTCTTTTCCTTCCTTAATCATTCGTAATGCAGGGGTCAATCCGCCACATTTTGTTAATTTAATATTGATACCACTAAAATGAAGACTACATTTTTCTACGTCACGTTCTAAAATACAACTTTCATCAGCAATAATGGGTAGAACGCTATGATGCATTACTTTTTCCATACCATCCCAATCATCAGCTTTTAGGGGTTGTTCTAAAAATTCTACACCTAATTCTTTTAAAAGCGGAGCATTAAAAATAGTTTCTTCTGCGGTCCAAGCACAATTGGCATCAATCCTAAAAATAGCATCTGTATGTTTGCGCAATTCCTTTACGATGTTAACATCATCATCTGTTCCTAATTTTATTTTGTAGATAGGCCATGGTGTTTCTTGCATCTTGGCTACCATTTTTTCGATACTTGCAATACCAATGGTGTAATTTGTAGTAGGGTAGTGGTTTAAGTTTGTATTCCAAATTTCATATAATGGCTTCCCTTTTAGTTTGCCATAAAGATCATGAGCTGCTAAATCTAAAGCACAAATGGCAAAATTAGAAAGACCTTTACTAGTTGTAAAGGCATGAAATACTTCAGGGGTGGTGAATGTGTACTGTTCTATTTCTGATCGTATGGCATTTATCTCTGCCATCATACTCTCTACTGAAATTTTATAGTAAGGATTGGAAGTAGCTTCTCCGTATCCCGTTTGGCCATTTAAACTTAAGCTTGCAATTAACGTATCCTGAAAATCATGAGATTCTCTAGAAATACTAAAAGTATGTTTTAAAGGTAAAATGTATTTTTTTAATTGAAGCTCCATGGTGTAAATCTTTCCTACGAAAATAGGCAAAGACAAAATATAAAAAAACGAAAAGCCATTGAAATTTCAATGGCTTTTCATCTATTTACGTTTGGTAGTTAATCGTTGTAAGTTACACTACCGGAAACACTTTTATTAGAATTTACTTGTGCTTTGCCAGAATAAGATATATTCCCTCCACTACTAGCATCTGCATGTAATGTTTCTGAAACATTGATGTCAACATTCGCACCACTACTTGCTTCTGCGTTACAAAATTTTGCAGCTAACTTTTTACCGCTCACATTTGACCCACTACTAGCATCAATAGTTGCATGCGTTGTTTCTCCTAGAATTTTAAGATTAGCACCACTACTGGCATCAATAGTTAAATCATCTGTTGCAATGGTTACGTCAACTAAAGAACCACTACTTGAATCTATAGTTAATTTGTCTGATTTAATGGTGTTTTTTGCTGTTACATTTGCACCACTAGAACTTTTTAATTCTGATATATTAGGTAAAGAAACATATACTTTTTTAGTAGCATTACCAATGTTTTCTATTGCATGAATCTTAAGGACGTTGTTATTAATATCTGTTCCTATTAAATCAATAATATTCTCATCTGCTTCTACCGTTATTTCAAAAACATCTGCTTGGGTTACAATTACTTCTAAACCTTCTGATGCAGAAATTTCGGTAAAATCTTCATTTACGGGTCTAATGTCTTTGGTTACTATTCCGTTTCCTTTAACGCCAGAGCCAAATTCGCCTATTTTTATATCCATTCCGCAGGAGGTTAAAAATATGCTTAGTGCTAGTGTGAGTGCAATTCTTACTAAAGTTGTCATGATTGTTGTTTTTATGATTGATGTAAAGATGTTATTTATTGAGGTTGCTTTATAACTTTTAAAACTCAACTGTTGATTTTAATTGATGAATTGTAATGTATTGTAAATGATAGGCGTTCACTAGTGGTTTAGTTTTTAAACGTCCTACTGATTATTGATTTTCATTAGTGTTTACTCGGATTCCATTTTCATCAATTTTTAAAATGAAAGACTCGCCATTATCGTTCACATCAATATCAATACCGTCTTCATCTATTTTTATTTTGCCCTTTTCTCCATTGTCATTGATGTTAATATTAATACCGTCTTCATTTATTTTCACTCGGTTATTCCCTTCAGGATTATCTATTTCTTCTTCCAAGCAGTCTAAACAATTTAGCGTTCCATTGTTCCCCATTATCCATTTGAAATCAGAGACATCACAGTCGTTAACATCCGAATTGTTTTTGGTGTTAATTCTCCAACAATTATCAGCATTATTCAAAAATTTTATTTTCATACCTTTTGGTAAGTAGATAAAAACACGAACCTCTTGATTTTTAAATTTGTTTTCTCTTCTTGTCGTTAAGAATTCATTCAGTTCTAAGGTATTTCCCTCAAAAGTATAGTTGTAATTTATTTTTTCTGCAGTTTCTCTAGCATTTGGAAATGACTTTCCGTTGGCATTTTTCTGAATTTCTATATGAATGAGTGAATCTTTAGAAGTTCTGAAATTAAATTCGACGTCTTTAGAAGATAAAATTTCTTGTCCGTTATCATCATAACTAACTACCATATCACCAATATTTAATGTTCTTCTATTCCAATGTAAATCATTAGAGGCGAAAGCGATATTTAAAGTGTCGTTAGGGCTATTTAAGTAATATTCATTGTCTGTTATTGCACTATCCCAAAATGCTCTTGAAGCAGCTTGTTTGCCTCCCAGTATCATAATGGCAATTAATGAAATTAACCATAAGCCTAATAAGGTAAACTTAGCAACAGATCCTATAGATTTTAAATTGGTGATAAGAATTTTTAAACCAAGATACATTAGAAAGAACAGCGGTATAGCCACCAATAAGAATGCGAATAGTGCTACAATCCAAAAAGGGGTATCTGTTGCATCTACCAGTTCATATAAGTTTAAAGGACCAAGATGAACAGTATCAAAAACACCTACAGTAAAGAAACCTACCAGCATGGCAATTAATCCAGCGCCTCCGGTAATTATAAGTAAGATACCTACAAATTTTCCTATAATTTTAAAGAAAAACATGATGATTTCTCCAAGGGTATCAAAAAAAGTTTTGCCACTACTTTTAACCTTATTTCCTACTTTTTCATAATCAACGTTTTTTACACGGTCTGCAACTTCATCAAAACCTTCTTTTACTTTACGTTCAATATTGCTGATGTTTACATCTTCACCACGCATGTCTAATTTTTGAGCGGTTGTTTTGGCCTCAGGAATCAATATCCATAGTAGTCCATAAATAAGCGCAAAACTTCCTCCAGATCCAACAGTAAAAATAATCCAAAGAATGCGAACCCATATTGGATCTAGGCCTATATAATGACCAATACCGGCAGATACACCTGCAACATATTTTGCTTCAATATCTCGGTATAATTTTTTAACCCTTTTAGGTTCTTTAGAAGCGGCTACAGGTTCATCATCAAAAATATCCTCATCCACCATATAATCTTCTGGCTGTCCCATTATAGCGATGACTTCATCTACTTCTTTCGTCGTAATTACTTGACGTTCATTGGCTAATTTTTCATGAAAGAGTTCTGCAATTCTAGCTTCAATATCGGCCAAAATCTCATCGCTTCCAGGGGTATTTGCAAATGATCTTTTTACAGATTCCAAATAGCGTCGCATTTTGTTGTACGCATTTTCATCAATATGAAAAAGTATGTTAGCGAGGTTTATATTTACAGTCTTGTTCATCGTTAGTTGTTTTTGTTGTTGGTCACTAGGTTCGTAGCACTTCGCAATTCATCCCAAGTGGTATCCAATTCTTTTAAGAATAGTTTACCGGTTTCAGTTAAGGTATAGTATTTTCTTGGTGGTCCAGAAGTAGACTCTTCCCAACGGTAATTTAATAGGCCTGCATTTTTTAGTCGAGTTAGTAAAGGGTAAATAGTACCCTCAACAACTAGCATTTTAGCATTTTTTAGCGTTTCAAGAATTTCTGAAGCATATTTATCTTCTCCGTTTAGGATAGAGAGGATGCAATATTCCAGAACACCTTTTCGCATTTGCGCCTTTGTATTTTCTACATTCATAATTTCGTTGTGCTTTGTATGCAGCTTTTTTAGCCTCGAAATTCTTTCTGTTTTAGAACTAACTTCTTGCATAGATTAACGGTTCGTTTTTTGATTGATGAATAAACATCCGGATTGATTTTTGATTGTGATTAATGAATAAACTCCTATACCGAAAAGGTGTGATTAAGACCTCTTTTACTTTATAAATTGAATGGTTAATGGATATGCAAAGGGCTGACCTTCATTGGTTTTTATAACAGCTAAAATGGTATATACGATATTTAAGACAAATAAAGCTCCGTGCAATAAACCTGTAACTCCAAAAGGAATTAACCAAGAGCCAAACCTAAAATCACTACTATCAAAGTGAAAATTCATAGTATTAAAGTGATTTAAATTTCCAAATGAAAAATTACCAAAATCAAATACGCTTGGAAATAAACCGATAAAAAAAGGAATACTTATAATTCCAAGGATAAAAGAATACAGTAATAAACTCAATTGAAAGTTTAACGCCTGTTTTCCATTATAATCCACATACTTATATTCATTCTTATTTGCGGTCCATAGAATCAAGGGTAAAATGAAGTTTCCAAAAGGAATAAAAAACTTTGAAAACGTTGATGCATGCAAAATCGCAGAGAGGTTTTTTTCGTGTTTTGATAAGGTATCTGTCATGGCTTAGTAATTTCTTATGCAAATATATGGTTAAAAAAAGGTACTATGCTACACATAGTACTGAAAATTAACTTTTTATTAACAATTGTAAGCTCATTATTTTTCAATACTTTTATAAAAAATTTAGAGTAATTATGGGAGTTTCCGCAAGTAAGTTTAATTCGTTTACATTTTTTAAATTGCCTTCTGCTTGGTGGTGTGGCGTACGTTTACGTCATATAGATCAAAAAAAAGCAGTAGTAACGGTAACGCACAGATGGGTGAATCAAAATCCTTTTAAATCCATGTTCTGGGCAGTTCAAGGTATGGCAGCAGAATTAACTACTGGAGCCATGATGATTGATCAAATTAAAGAGAGCGGACATAAAATTTCTATGTTAGTAGCAAATAACAATGCTAGTTTTACAAAAAAAGCTACAGGCAAAATTACATTTACTTGCGAAGATGGTCATCTAATTCAAGAGGGTATTGATAAAACGGTAGCTACGGGAGAAGGGCAAACTATTTGGATGAAGTCCGTTGGAGTAAATACAGATGGCGTAGTCGTATCTACCTTTAACTTTGAATGGACCATAAAGTTAAGAAAAAAATAAAATTAACCTCATTTCTTCATTCTATAGATGAATATGGAGGGTTGGTATATTCAAACCCCGCGCATATCTATTTGCTTTGTTGTTTTTTTACATTTTCACCAATTTCGTTTGGGATTAGACCTATAGCTGCTGTATAACAGTTAAAATCTAACCCATAACTTTTATAAAAGAAATGAAAATGCGAAAATTGGTAATTATCTTTATTCTTAGTTCAGTAGGAGTAGGCTTCGCTCAAGAAATGGGAAGTGTTTATATTGATTCTGAAATTTTACCTAATACTGAGGTAGGAACTATAAAAAAAAATAAAGTAGGTTTTGATATTCCTTTAAAGACCATTACGGGTAAAGAAACAATTAGCTTATTTGGAGAATATCAAAATTTAAATATTGGCTATGTGGATAAAGATGTGCCTTTTGAAACCTATCAAATTGACAACTTTCAAACCTTTAGTTTAGGTCTTTTGTATGATAGAATTCTTGAAAACGGCTGGGGTTTTTCTTTGAAATTAGCGCCGCAAATATCTTCAAATTTCGATATTCAAGAGATTGATGGTCGAGATGTTTTTATAAATGGAACTTTACTATTTGATAAATTAAACGAAGAAAAACAATCCATGTGGAGTTTTGGGGTGGAGTATGATGCTCAAAATGGCTTAAATTTTCCAATCCCTATAATTGCATACACAAAACGTTTGGATGAAAAATGGGCCTACAAAATTGGGTTTCCTGATGCAAGATTAAAATGGACTTTACATAAAAATCATAATTTCGAAGCATTTACTACTTTAGATGGTTTTGCTGGTAATATTAATGATGATGTGGAGATTTATAAAACAGATTATGTAGGTACTTTAAAAAACACTTATTTAGTGGGCGGCTTAGGGTATAACATAACATTCCTTAATAACTTTGAGTTTAATGCCAAAGTGGGATATTCCGCTTTTAATACCATGGAAGTTCAGGATTATGATACGGATGAGATTTATGATTTTGACATGGAGAATGGGGCCTACTATAATTTTGGATTGAAATACAATTTAAATAAAAAGTCAAAAGTTAAAAGTCCATATTAAGTCAAAAGTAGATTATGAATACTGCAATTAGTTAAAACTAAAAAACAGAAATTACAGAATTGTAGTTTCTGTTTTTTATTTTTAGGATATTATAGTTATGTAGTTCATTATGAAAGAAGCACCTTTATTTTACGAAGAACAAAAGTTTACACAATGGTGGTTATGGTTGTTATTGCTGTCACCTATCCTAATTTTAGGGTATACATTGGTTAAACCTATTTTAGAAGATTCTAATCAGGCCAATGGTAATTTCTCTTTTAGTTTAGTAGCACCTATAGATTTTTGGATTTCCTTGGTGATTATGCTTTTAGTTTTGATACTTTTTATTCTTTTAAAATTAAAAACTACAGTAACGCAAGAATATATAAAAATTTCTTTTTTTCCTCTCTTTTCTAAAAAATGGAATTGGACAGACATTACTGCTGCTGAGATTGTTACTTATAGCTTTGTTGGTTACGGAATTAGGTTGAGTTTAAAATATGGAACAGTGTATAATATAAAAGGGAACCAAGGCTTAGCTCTTCATCTTAAAAATGGTAAGAAGATAATGATTGGAACGCAAAACCCTGTTGAGCTGGCCAAAATCTTAATAAAAAAAGTAAAATAAATGTAACATAATGATATACTTGTAAACTAATCATCATCAATCAAAAAGAAATAGAAATATGAATGCACATGAAATAGAGTACCAAATATTTGGAGAAGAAATGCAGTTTGTAGAAATAGAACTCGATCCTCAAGAAGCAGTTGTGGCTGAAGCGGGAAGTTTTATGATGATGGATTCTGATATTAAAATGGATACTATTTTTGGAGACGGATCTAATCAAGATACGGGTGTTTTGGGTAAGATATTTTCTGCAGGAAAACGGATGCTAACAGGTGAAAGTTTATTTATGACGGCTTTTTTAAATATAGGTCAAGGAAAACGCAAAGTTAGTTTTGCTTCTCCTTATCCTGGAAAAATACTTCCTATAGATTTATCAGAAACGCAAGGTAAATTTATATGTCAGAAAGATGCTTTTCTTTGTGCAGCTAAAGGGGTTTCTATTGGAATTGAATTCTCAAAACGTTTAGGAAGAGGTTTGTTTGGAGGAGAGGGTTTTATCATGCAAAAACTAGAAGGCGATGGTTTGGCTTTTGTACATGCCGGAGGAACTTTAGCGAAAAA encodes:
- a CDS encoding dipeptide epimerase yields the protein MELQLKKYILPLKHTFSISRESHDFQDTLIASLSLNGQTGYGEATSNPYYKISVESMMAEINAIRSEIEQYTFTTPEVFHAFTTSKGLSNFAICALDLAAHDLYGKLKGKPLYEIWNTNLNHYPTTNYTIGIASIEKMVAKMQETPWPIYKIKLGTDDDVNIVKELRKHTDAIFRIDANCAWTAEETIFNAPLLKELGVEFLEQPLKADDWDGMEKVMHHSVLPIIADESCILERDVEKCSLHFSGINIKLTKCGGLTPALRMIKEGKELGLKVMVGCMTESSVGISAIAQLLPQLDYVDMDGSMLLKEDIADGIIINKDASLIYPTLGGSGVTLR
- a CDS encoding head GIN domain-containing protein, which gives rise to MTTLVRIALTLALSIFLTSCGMDIKIGEFGSGVKGNGIVTKDIRPVNEDFTEISASEGLEVIVTQADVFEITVEADENIIDLIGTDINNNVLKIHAIENIGNATKKVYVSLPNISELKSSSGANVTAKNTIKSDKLTIDSSSGSLVDVTIATDDLTIDASSGANLKILGETTHATIDASSGSNVSGKKLAAKFCNAEASSGANVDINVSETLHADASSGGNISYSGKAQVNSNKSVSGSVTYND
- a CDS encoding PspC domain-containing protein — encoded protein: MNKTVNINLANILFHIDENAYNKMRRYLESVKRSFANTPGSDEILADIEARIAELFHEKLANERQVITTKEVDEVIAIMGQPEDYMVDEDIFDDEPVAASKEPKRVKKLYRDIEAKYVAGVSAGIGHYIGLDPIWVRILWIIFTVGSGGSFALIYGLLWILIPEAKTTAQKLDMRGEDVNISNIERKVKEGFDEVADRVKNVDYEKVGNKVKSSGKTFFDTLGEIIMFFFKIIGKFVGILLIITGGAGLIAMLVGFFTVGVFDTVHLGPLNLYELVDATDTPFWIVALFAFLLVAIPLFFLMYLGLKILITNLKSIGSVAKFTLLGLWLISLIAIMILGGKQAASRAFWDSAITDNEYYLNSPNDTLNIAFASNDLHWNRRTLNIGDMVVSYDDNGQEILSSKDVEFNFRTSKDSLIHIEIQKNANGKSFPNARETAEKINYNYTFEGNTLELNEFLTTRRENKFKNQEVRVFIYLPKGMKIKFLNNADNCWRINTKNNSDVNDCDVSDFKWIMGNNGTLNCLDCLEEEIDNPEGNNRVKINEDGINININDNGEKGKIKIDEDGIDIDVNDNGESFILKIDENGIRVNTNENQ
- a CDS encoding PadR family transcriptional regulator; the encoded protein is MNVENTKAQMRKGVLEYCILSILNGEDKYASEILETLKNAKMLVVEGTIYPLLTRLKNAGLLNYRWEESTSGPPRKYYTLTETGKLFLKELDTTWDELRSATNLVTNNKNN
- a CDS encoding DUF4870 domain-containing protein, whose protein sequence is MTDTLSKHEKNLSAILHASTFSKFFIPFGNFILPLILWTANKNEYKYVDYNGKQALNFQLSLLLYSFILGIISIPFFIGLFPSVFDFGNFSFGNLNHFNTMNFHFDSSDFRFGSWLIPFGVTGLLHGALFVLNIVYTILAVIKTNEGQPFAYPLTIQFIK
- a CDS encoding DUF4442 domain-containing protein; its protein translation is MGVSASKFNSFTFFKLPSAWWCGVRLRHIDQKKAVVTVTHRWVNQNPFKSMFWAVQGMAAELTTGAMMIDQIKESGHKISMLVANNNASFTKKATGKITFTCEDGHLIQEGIDKTVATGEGQTIWMKSVGVNTDGVVVSTFNFEWTIKLRKK
- a CDS encoding DUF6268 family outer membrane beta-barrel protein, which produces MRKLVIIFILSSVGVGFAQEMGSVYIDSEILPNTEVGTIKKNKVGFDIPLKTITGKETISLFGEYQNLNIGYVDKDVPFETYQIDNFQTFSLGLLYDRILENGWGFSLKLAPQISSNFDIQEIDGRDVFINGTLLFDKLNEEKQSMWSFGVEYDAQNGLNFPIPIIAYTKRLDEKWAYKIGFPDARLKWTLHKNHNFEAFTTLDGFAGNINDDVEIYKTDYVGTLKNTYLVGGLGYNITFLNNFEFNAKVGYSAFNTMEVQDYDTDEIYDFDMENGAYYNFGLKYNLNKKSKVKSPY
- a CDS encoding TIGR00266 family protein, yielding MNAHEIEYQIFGEEMQFVEIELDPQEAVVAEAGSFMMMDSDIKMDTIFGDGSNQDTGVLGKIFSAGKRMLTGESLFMTAFLNIGQGKRKVSFASPYPGKILPIDLSETQGKFICQKDAFLCAAKGVSIGIEFSKRLGRGLFGGEGFIMQKLEGDGLAFVHAGGTLAKKELKSGEVLRVDTGCIVGFTQQVDYDIEFVGGIKNTVFGGEGLFYATLRGPGTVYVQSLPFSRLAGRVLAAIPRGGKTKGEGSILGGIGDLLDGDN